One window of the Eucalyptus grandis isolate ANBG69807.140 chromosome 8, ASM1654582v1, whole genome shotgun sequence genome contains the following:
- the LOC104417604 gene encoding putative disease resistance RPP13-like protein 3 has translation MIVQLHREFQQPVPQGVEIMRSMSLKQIMKDFLQQKRYIIVLDDVWDEEALEGLTNAMPNSNFCSRLLITTRIAHVATVSNESKVYELKPLSLEESCSLFYKKAFYENSCPSHLEQLSQQILKKCEGLPLAIVAIGGLLLAKNDQEWEMISRCLAAELESNGRMQNLRRNLSLSYNDLHYNLKSCFMYLGVFPEDCVIECARLIRLWIAEGFVKEREGMTLEEVAQRYLKELVNRSLVQIAETTLDGRIKSCRVHDLMRESILSKLRDINFVSFASKQKVELHERVRRLSVQYTCNDALKQLNLLAYTLCSFLSQQHHLAHMSNLSQVVVDY, from the coding sequence ATGATTGTACAACTTCATAGAGAATTTCAGCAACCGGTCCCACAAGGAGTAGAAATCATGAGAAGCATGAGTCTCAAGCAAATAATGAAAGACTTTCTGCAGCAAAAGAGGTACATCATTGTTCTAGATGATGTATGGGACGAGGAAGCACTAGAAGGTCTAACAAATGCAATGCCCAATAGCAATTTCTGTAGCCGACTATTAATCACTACCCGCATAGCTCATGTTGCTACTGTCTCCAATGaatcaaaagtttatgaacttaaGCCCCTGTCTCTAGAGGAATCATGTTCCTTATTCTACAAGAAAGCCTTCTATGAGAATTCCTGTCCTTCTCACCTAGAACAACTTTCTCAacagattttgaaaaaatgtgagGGATTGCCACTTGCCATAGTGGCAATTGGTGGTCTTCTCTTGGCAAAAAATGATCAGGAGTGGGAGATGATTTCTCGCTGCCTTGCTGCAGAACTAGAAAGCAATGGGAGGATGCAAAATTTGAGGAGAAATCTTAGCTTGAGCTACAATGATTTGCATTATAACTTGAAAAGCTGCTTTATGTACTTGGGAGTATTTCCAGAGGATTGTGTGATTGAGTGTGCGAGACTCATCCGTCTGTGGATTGCAGAAGGGtttgttaaggaaagagaagggaTGACACTGGAGGAGGTTGCTCAAAGATACTTGAAGGAGCTTGTTAACAGAAGTTTGGTGCAAATTGCAGAAACAACTTTAGACGGACGGATAAAAAGTTGTAGGGTACATGACCTAATGCGTGAAAGTATCCTTTCTAAGctaagggatataaactttgTTTCGTTTGCATCTAAGCAGAAAGTAGAATTGCATGAAAGAGTCCGGCGTCTGTCAGTCCAATACACTTGCAATGATGCATTGAAGCAACTAAATCTCCTAGCCTACACTCTCTGCTCATTTTTGAGTCAGCAACATCATCTAGCTCATATGAGCAATTTGTCCCAAGTGGTTGTCGACTACTAA
- the LOC104446734 gene encoding disease resistance protein RPM1, whose amino-acid sequence MADSAVSFLIEKLAMFVEKEVKLLKGVRGEIELIRDEFERMKAFLECADSSQEDDPELKVWVKHVRDVAFDVEDILDEFTLNLARDHGDGVMRYFHKIKPSIKNLKARHRLSSKITDIKSRVSSISEGHQRYHFKSYCTEQSASASIRGTSWHYFRENAFLIEEGKLVGIDEPKEELIKWLVDEEPKLEVVSISGMGGSGKTTLAKRVYDNPRVKTYFQSHAWIGVSQSYKIQEILRDMIEQLHGEIKQPAPQGIESMNSMRLKQIMKDFLQQKRYVIVLDDIWNLEVLEAIKNAMPNSNCSSRIIITTRIADIATDSSNQSKVYTLKPLSPKESWLLFCEKAFRGKSCPPDLENLSGLILKKCEGLPLAIVAIGSLLFAKNVREWEMISRSLGAELESNDRMQNFRKILSLSYNDLDCNLKSCFLYLGVFPEDHVIECMRLIRLWIAEGLVKEREGLTQEEVAERYLKELINRNLVQIAQTTLDGRLKSCRVHDLMRESILSKLRDENFVSFAFEQKTELHERVRRMSVQYTCNNSLNQLNLPSLRSLLIFELGMLSSLDEQFFPSASKLLRVLDLRGSSLHKFPQQIVVMFHLKYLSLRETNVRIIPRSIGKLQNLETLDLKYTLVSELPVEITKLKKLQFLLVYSYAEITTSVPFGLRKGFTAPQGIGALASLQKLSCIKAGGCWSKNIMRELGELSQLRRLGVRDLKKDDAKELCHSLEKMTNLRSLDVAAKSESEVIDLDFLSSPPLLLQVLYIEGCLKELPHWLPLLNNLVKVRLGWSKLESSPLIALQKLPNLVELELTNAFNGGTLVFGDGGFPKLKDLWLVKLENLRFVLVKSRAMPCLQSLSIHGCRHLDWQSLVLVLHGLTLANLNRLQFYDMPEEFVLALYPCRSSTIRKGILQELYEEVMERIPEVYFNWWEEDHWMRYDLSFDSYQVIKSRVIEPCQSDCSGLSFLCCDECRHYAFEYCCITGKQVHHGLTAVRSSGLLANAFLWFHRFDDTAFIISSLVTSHTLRFLTHALSRAAIIGALEFWLFSVLLDLIWVLRMALPPVSFRNPKDWDTVVAHHRFPGQVHLYDKYFSTIWVDKGSGEWIPHRFLTWFIRDGDLLIGPLQDFDRLPSRGLEDADWDPMELDPHDGAVENLAPASPVIDSYTSDYDSTEFESAGSE is encoded by the exons ATGGCAGATTCCGCAGTGTCCTTTTTGATTGAGAAGCTTGCTATGTTCGTTGAGAAAGAGGTGAAACTATTGAAAGGGGTACGTGGAGAAATTGAACTCATCAGAGATGAATTTGAGCGTATGAAGGCCTTCTTAGAATGTGCTGACTCGTCACAAGAAGATGACCCTGAGTTGAAGGTGTGGGTGAAACATGTCAGAGATGTTGCATTCGATGTGGAGGATATACTGGACGAATTCACGCTCAACTTGGCAAGAGATCATGGAGATGGGGTTATGAGGTACTTTCACAAGATCAAGCCATCCATAAAAAACTTGAAAGCACGCCATCGTCTCTCCTCCAAAATAACAGATATCAAGTCAAGAGTCAGCAGCATTAGCGAAGGGCATCAGCGATACCACTTCAAGTCATATTGCACAGAGCAAAGTGCTAGCGCATCCATCAGAGGCACCTCATGGCACTACTTCAGGGAGAATGCTTTTCTAATCGAGGAAGGTAAACTGGTGGGGATTGACGAGCCGAAAGAAGAGCTTATTAAGTGGCTGGTTGACGAAGAACCCAAACTTGAAGTGGTGTCAATCTCAGGGATGGGGGGTTCAGGTAAGACCACTCTAGCAAAAAGAGTCTACGACAATCCGCGAGTAAAAACCTACTTCCAAAGCCATGCATGGATCGGTGTCTCACAATCTTATAAGATTCAGGAGATTTTGAGGGACATGATTGAACAACTTCATGGAGAAATTAAGCAACCGGCCCCTCAAGGAATAGAATCAATGAATAGCATGAGGCTCAAGCAGATAATGAAAGACTTTCTGCAGCAAAAGAGGTATGTCATTGTCCTAGATGATATATGGAACTTGGAAGTACTAGAAGCTATAAAAAATGCAATGCCTAATAGCAATTGCAGTAGCCGAATAATAATCACCACTCGCATAGCCGACATTGCTACTGACTCATCCAACCAATCAAAAGTTTATACCCTAAAGCCCTTGTCTCCAAAAGAATCATGGTTATTATTCTGTGAGAAAGCCTTCCGTGGGAAATCTTGTCCTCCTGATCTAGAAAACCTTTCTGgactaattttgaaaaaatgtgagGGTTTGCCACTTGCCATAGTGGCAATTGGTAGTCTTCTCTTTGCAAAAAATGTTCGGGAATGGGAGATGATTTCTCGCAGCCTTGGTGCAGAATTAGAAAGCAATGACAGGATgcaaaattttaggaaaattctCAGCTTGAGCTACAATGATCTAGATTGTAACTTGAAAAGCTGCTTTTTGTACTTGGGAGTATTTCCAGAGGATCATGTGATTGAGTGTATGAGACTCATCCGTCTGTGGATTGCAGAAGGACttgttaaggaaagagaagggTTGACACAGGAGGAGGTTGCTGAAAGATACCTGAAAGAGCTTATAAACAGAAATTTGGTGCAAATTGCACAAACAACTTTAGACGGAAGGCTAAAAAGTTGTAGGGTACATGACCTAATGCGTGAAAGTATCCTTTCTAAGTTAAGAGATGAAAACTTCGTTTCATTTGCATTTGAGCAAAAAACTGAATTGCACGAAAGAGTTCGGCGTATGTCAGTCCAATACACTTGCAACAACTCACTGAACCAGCTAAATCTCCCTAGCCTACGCTCCCTGCTCATTTTTGAGTTAGGAATGTTGTCTAGCTTGGACGAGCAATTCTTCCCAAGTGCCTCTAAGCTGCTGAGGGTGTTAGATCTGAGAGGTTCATCCCTTCACAAGTTCCCCCAACAAATAGTAGTTATGTTCCACTTGAAGTATCTAAGTTTAAGAGAGACCAATGTGCGCATCATTCCTAGGTCAATTGGGAAACTCCAAAATCTGGAGACGCTGGATCTTAAATACACGTTGGTCTCTGAGTTACCTGTGGAGATAACTAAACTCAAGAAACTACAGTTTCTGTTGGTGTACAGTTATGCAGAAATCACCACTTCTGTACCGTTTGGACTTAGAAAGGGATTTACAGCTCCCCAGGGCATTGGAGCACTGGCATCACTGCAGAAACTGTCCTGTATTAAAGCTGGAGGTTGTTGGAGTAAAAATATAATGCGAGAGCTTGGAGAGTTAAGTCAACTAAGGAGGCTCGGTGTAAGGGATCTGAAAAAAGATGATGCAAAGGAACTATGCCACTCCCTCGAGAAGATGACCAACCTTCGATCACTAGATGTGGCTGCAAAAAGTGAGTCTGAAGTTATTGATTTGGATTTTCTATCTTCACCTCCCCTGCTCCTTCAGGTTCTATATATTGAAGGATGTTTGAAGGAGCTGCCTCATTGGCTTCCTCTGCTGAACAATCTGGTCAAAGTGCGTTTGGGATGGAGTAAATTAGAATCTAGCCCCCTAATTGCTCTCCAGAAATTACCCAATCTCGTGGAGCTTGAACTGACTAATGCCTTCAATGGGGGAACGTTGGTTTTTGGAGATGGAGGATTTCCAAAGCTCAAGGATCTATGGCTCGTCAAGCTggaaaatttgagatttgtgTTGGTGAAGAGTCGGGCAATGCCTTGCCTTCAAAGTCTCTCCATTCACGGGTGCAGGCACTTAGACTGGCAATCATTAGTGTTGGTCCTTCACGGCCTGACCCTCGCTAACCTCAACCGTCTCCAATTCTACGACATGCCAGAGGAATTTGTTCTTGCGCTCTATCCGTGTAGAAGTAGCACAATAAGGAAGGGCATTCTGCAAGAGCTCTATGAAGAGGTGATGGAACGCATCCCGGAAGTCTACTTTAACTGGTGGGAAGAGGATCACTGGATGCGGTATGATCTTAGCTTCGATTCCTATCAGGTCATCAAGAGTAGGGTGATTGAGCCGTGTCAG AGCGATTGCTCTGGACTTTCGTTTCTCTGTTGTGACGAATGTCGTCATTACGCCTTTGAGTACTGCTGCATCACCGGCAAGCAAGTTCACCACGGTTTGACTGCCGTTCGAAGCTCAGGACTCTTAGCCAATGCGTTCTTGTGGTTTCATCGATTTGACGACACCGCGTTCATCATCTCGTCACTGGTGACTTCTCACACTTTACGCTTCTTGACGCACGCGCTCTCACGCGCCGCCATTATTGGTGCTCTTGAGTTTTGGTTGTTTTCTGTGCTATTGGATTTGATATGG GTTCTTAGAATGGCGCTTCCGCCAGTGAGTTTCAGGAACCCTAAGGACTGGGATACTGTTGTAGCGCATCACCGCTTCCCGGGTCAGGTGCATCTTTACGATAAGTATTTCTCCACCATCTGGGTGGATAAGGGATCGGGGGAATGGATACCCCATCGATTCCTGACGTGGTTCATCCGGGATGGCGATCTGCTGATCGGTCCTCTGCAAGATTTTGATAGGCTGCCCAGTAGGGGCCTCGAGGACGCCGACTGGGATCCCATGGAGCTGGACCCTCATGACGGTGCAGTAGAGAATCTTGCCCCCGCTTCACCAGTGATCGACTCGTACACCTCCGATTATGACTCGACGGAGTTTGAGTCCGCTGGATCCGAGTAA